From Chelatococcus sp. YT9, a single genomic window includes:
- a CDS encoding Smr/MutS family protein: MRRRRGRTLDKEEITLWHHVVKSVKPLPGRAVPVLPPDETAPGPANQTAAESNDIAKATGDLAGKFGGKAGKKVAPPNPATPKSAIPKPATPDSRAPKVPPLAPLERRQRLALRRGTEAIEAVLDLHGMRQIEAHAALTGFVRRAQREQKRVVVVVTGKGGGEGSSKLMFGERGVLRRLVPQWLASPELRSVVLGYGEAGRHHGGSGALYVRLRRSRETRP, translated from the coding sequence ATGAGACGCCGGCGCGGCCGGACACTCGACAAGGAGGAGATCACGCTATGGCACCACGTGGTGAAAAGCGTGAAGCCCTTGCCGGGCCGCGCCGTCCCGGTCTTACCGCCGGATGAGACTGCCCCCGGGCCAGCCAATCAAACCGCCGCCGAATCAAACGACATCGCCAAGGCAACGGGGGATCTTGCGGGGAAATTCGGCGGCAAAGCCGGGAAGAAGGTCGCGCCTCCCAACCCTGCCACTCCCAAGTCTGCCATTCCCAAGCCTGCCACTCCCGACTCTCGTGCCCCGAAGGTCCCCCCGCTCGCACCGCTGGAGCGGCGGCAACGTCTAGCGCTACGACGGGGCACGGAAGCCATCGAGGCGGTGCTCGATCTGCACGGTATGCGACAGATCGAAGCGCACGCGGCGCTGACCGGGTTCGTACGGAGGGCTCAGCGCGAGCAGAAGCGAGTCGTCGTGGTCGTCACCGGCAAAGGCGGCGGCGAAGGGAGCAGTAAGTTGATGTTCGGCGAGCGCGGCGTTTTACGACGGTTGGTTCCCCAGTGGCTTGCCTCGCCGGAGCTGAGATCGGTCGTGCTCGGCTATGGAGAGGCCGGCAGGCATCACGGCGGCAGCGGCGCGCTTTACGTGCGGCTTCGCCGGAGTCGGGAGACGCGGCCATGA
- a CDS encoding helix-turn-helix transcriptional regulator, which produces MTPFGARIRELRRERGATLKDMAEALDVSSAYLSALEHGRRGRPTWALMQSILQYFNIIWDEADELIRLAELSHPRIVIDTAGLSPEATLLANRLARDIGSLPAVQVRRLLLILGERDESVNPKASTSENSASS; this is translated from the coding sequence ATGACTCCATTCGGCGCGCGTATTCGCGAGCTGCGACGCGAGCGTGGCGCAACCTTGAAGGATATGGCTGAGGCTCTCGATGTTTCGAGCGCCTATCTGTCCGCCCTGGAGCATGGCAGGCGCGGCCGGCCGACCTGGGCACTCATGCAGTCCATCCTGCAGTATTTCAACATCATCTGGGATGAAGCCGACGAACTCATCAGGCTCGCCGAACTCTCTCATCCCCGCATCGTGATCGACACCGCCGGCCTCAGCCCGGAAGCGACGCTTCTCGCCAACCGTCTGGCAAGGGATATAGGTTCGCTGCCGGCTGTGCAGGTGAGGCGGTTGCTGCTCATCCTGGGAGAGCGTGACGAGAGCGTGAACCCCAAAGCTTCTACCTCCGAGAACTCCGCCTCGAGCTGA
- a CDS encoding adenosine kinase, which produces MTRRYDVLGIGNAIVDVIARTDEEFLLTHNLRKGGMTLIDEARAEALYQAMGPATIISGGSASNTVAGLASLGASAAFIGKVKGDELGGLFSHDIRALGINFETTPAADGPATARCFILVTPDGERTMNTYLGASQDLAPADIDEETVASAAIVYLEGYLWDPPAAKEAFVKAGRIAHGAGRRVALTLSDSFCVDRYREEFRGLMRTGAVDILFANESELTSLYQTADFETALAYLREENLLGVVTRSEKGVVVVTREETLAVPAEPIETLVDTTGAGDQFAAGFLFGLARNFDLRTCAHHGALAASEVIQHVGARPEQELKQRALDNGLPV; this is translated from the coding sequence ATGACGCGCCGCTATGACGTGCTGGGCATTGGCAATGCGATCGTCGATGTCATCGCTCGCACGGACGAGGAGTTCCTCCTCACCCACAATCTGCGCAAGGGCGGGATGACACTCATCGACGAAGCCCGGGCGGAAGCGCTCTATCAGGCCATGGGGCCCGCAACCATCATATCCGGCGGCTCGGCATCCAACACCGTCGCCGGCCTTGCTTCGCTTGGCGCGTCGGCCGCCTTCATCGGCAAGGTCAAAGGCGATGAGCTTGGCGGATTGTTCTCCCACGACATCCGGGCGCTCGGCATCAACTTCGAGACGACCCCCGCTGCCGACGGCCCGGCCACGGCGCGCTGCTTCATTCTGGTGACGCCGGACGGCGAGCGCACCATGAACACCTATCTCGGCGCAAGCCAGGATCTCGCGCCCGCAGATATCGACGAGGAGACCGTCGCGTCAGCGGCGATCGTCTATCTCGAGGGCTATCTGTGGGATCCGCCCGCGGCGAAGGAGGCGTTCGTCAAGGCAGGACGCATTGCCCACGGGGCCGGCCGCAGGGTTGCGCTGACCCTGTCTGATTCATTCTGCGTCGATCGCTACCGCGAGGAATTTCGAGGCCTGATGCGCACGGGCGCGGTCGACATCCTGTTCGCGAACGAGTCTGAGCTGACAAGTCTCTACCAGACGGCCGATTTCGAGACCGCCTTGGCGTATCTGCGGGAAGAAAATCTGCTCGGGGTGGTCACCCGTTCCGAGAAGGGCGTCGTCGTGGTGACGCGTGAGGAAACGCTCGCTGTTCCCGCTGAACCTATCGAGACGCTTGTCGACACCACGGGTGCCGGTGACCAGTTCGCCGCGGGCTTCCTGTTCGGCCTTGCTCGCAACTTCGACCTGCGCACCTGCGCCCATCATGGCGCGCTCGCGGCCAGCGAGGTGATCCAGCATGTCGGCGCCCGGCCGGAGCAGGAACTCAAGCAGCGCGCGCTGGACAACGGCTTGCCGGTCTGA
- the coaA gene encoding type I pantothenate kinase, which translates to MDDRVTPFPDLEAELSPYRVFRRAEWAALRADTPLTLTADEVLRLQSLNDIISLSEVSEIYLPLSRLLSLYVAATQGLFRATQRFLLADENGKVPYIIGVAGSVAAGKSTTARVLQALLARWPNTPKVDLITTDGFLLPNAELQRLGLMQRKGFPESYDTQALLRFLTDIKAGKRQVEAPVYSHLVYDFVPGETTVVDRPDILIVEGLNVLQPARLPRDGKAIPFVSDFFDFSIYVDADEQHLHDWYVSRFMRLRETAFRDPKSYFAKYAVVSREEALTTAESLWTGINLPNLRENILPTRRRASLILKKGDSHRIEEVALRRL; encoded by the coding sequence ATGGATGATCGCGTCACCCCGTTTCCTGACCTCGAGGCCGAACTGTCGCCATACCGGGTATTCCGGCGCGCGGAATGGGCGGCTTTGCGCGCCGATACGCCTCTAACCCTTACCGCGGACGAGGTTCTGCGCCTGCAGTCCCTCAACGACATCATCTCCCTGTCGGAGGTGTCAGAGATCTACCTGCCATTGTCGCGCCTGCTATCGCTCTATGTGGCGGCGACTCAGGGGCTGTTCCGCGCTACCCAGCGCTTTCTGCTGGCGGACGAGAACGGCAAGGTGCCCTATATCATTGGCGTTGCCGGTTCGGTTGCGGCGGGCAAGTCGACAACGGCCCGCGTCCTGCAGGCGCTGCTCGCACGCTGGCCGAACACACCGAAGGTGGATCTCATCACCACCGATGGCTTTCTCTTGCCCAATGCGGAGCTCCAGCGGCTCGGGCTGATGCAGCGCAAGGGCTTTCCCGAGAGCTACGACACCCAGGCCCTCCTGCGCTTCCTGACGGATATCAAAGCGGGCAAGCGGCAGGTCGAAGCGCCTGTCTATTCGCACCTCGTCTATGACTTCGTGCCCGGCGAGACGACTGTCGTCGACCGCCCCGACATTCTCATCGTCGAAGGATTGAACGTGCTGCAGCCTGCGCGCCTCCCGCGTGACGGCAAGGCCATCCCGTTCGTGTCGGACTTCTTCGATTTCTCGATCTATGTGGATGCGGACGAGCAGCACCTGCACGACTGGTATGTGAGCCGTTTCATGCGCTTGCGCGAGACGGCTTTCCGCGACCCGAAATCCTACTTCGCCAAATACGCCGTCGTGTCGCGCGAGGAGGCTCTGACAACCGCTGAAAGCCTCTGGACAGGGATCAACCTGCCGAACCTGCGCGAGAACATCCTGCCGACGCGCCGACGCGCCAGCCTCATCCTGAAAAAAGGTGACAGTCACCGCATCGAGGAGGTCGCGCTGCGGCGGCTATAG
- a CDS encoding phosphoribosyl-ATP diphosphatase — MTDADTDVPTNAFTLADLAEIVATRAKAGPDQSYTAKLMASRPEGPAKKLGEEAVEVVIAAMAGDRQALTYEAADLIYHLLVVLEAGDVSIADVLSELQRRTSQSGLAEKAQRKR; from the coding sequence ATGACTGACGCCGATACGGACGTGCCGACAAACGCCTTTACGCTCGCCGACCTGGCAGAGATCGTCGCGACACGGGCCAAAGCGGGACCTGATCAGTCCTATACGGCCAAGCTGATGGCGAGCCGCCCGGAAGGACCCGCCAAGAAACTGGGCGAAGAGGCGGTCGAGGTCGTGATCGCCGCCATGGCGGGCGACCGGCAGGCCCTGACCTACGAGGCGGCGGATCTGATCTATCACCTGCTCGTCGTGCTCGAAGCGGGTGATGTGAGCATCGCCGATGTTCTCTCAGAATTACAGCGTCGCACGTCCCAATCCGGGCTTGCGGAGAAAGCCCAGCGCAAGCGCTGA
- the hisF gene encoding imidazole glycerol phosphate synthase subunit HisF, with product MLKVRLIPCLDVKDGRVVKGVKFVDLRDAGDPVEAAIAYDAAGADELCFLDITASHEDRGTLLDVVQRTAEACFMPLTVGGGVRSVEDIRTLLLAGADKVSIMTAAVKNRQFVREAAEKFGDQCIVVAIDAKKTSLPGAPDQWEIFTHGGRNPTGLDAVAYAAEVASLGAGELLVTSMDRDGTHAGYDLALMRAIADAVTIPVIASGGVGNLDHLVAGVREGHASAVLAASIFHFGDYSISEAKAYMADAGLAMRLDPPRSGPHHRAR from the coding sequence ATGCTGAAGGTCCGCCTTATTCCTTGCCTTGACGTCAAGGACGGCCGCGTCGTCAAGGGCGTTAAATTCGTCGATCTGCGGGATGCCGGCGACCCCGTCGAGGCTGCGATTGCTTATGATGCTGCTGGAGCCGACGAACTGTGCTTCCTCGACATCACGGCCAGTCACGAAGATCGCGGCACCTTGCTCGATGTGGTGCAGCGCACCGCCGAGGCCTGCTTCATGCCGCTGACCGTCGGCGGGGGCGTGCGCAGCGTGGAAGACATCCGAACGCTCCTGCTGGCCGGCGCCGACAAGGTCTCGATCATGACGGCTGCGGTGAAGAACCGCCAGTTCGTGCGCGAGGCGGCGGAGAAATTCGGCGACCAATGCATCGTCGTCGCCATTGATGCCAAAAAGACCTCCCTGCCCGGTGCGCCTGATCAGTGGGAGATATTCACCCATGGCGGGCGCAATCCGACGGGGCTTGACGCGGTGGCCTATGCCGCGGAAGTGGCGAGCCTGGGCGCCGGTGAACTGCTCGTGACTTCGATGGATCGCGACGGCACCCATGCCGGCTACGATCTCGCCCTGATGCGGGCTATCGCCGACGCAGTAACCATCCCGGTCATCGCCTCCGGCGGTGTTGGAAATCTCGACCACCTCGTCGCCGGCGTGCGTGAAGGCCATGCGAGCGCCGTGCTGGCGGCGTCAATTTTTCATTTCGGAGACTATAGTATAAGTGAGGCCAAGGCTTATATGGCCGATGCCGGCTTGGCGATGCGTCTGGATCCCCCACGAAGCGGTCCCCACCATCGGGCGCGCTGA
- the hisA gene encoding 1-(5-phosphoribosyl)-5-[(5-phosphoribosylamino)methylideneamino]imidazole-4-carboxamide isomerase: MAAMILFPAIDLKEGRCVRLVQGDMDQATVFNDDPAAQAATFAAQGFSWLHVVDLDGAFAGRPMNAAAVEGIIARSPMPLQLGGGIRDMKTVDGWIERGISRVVIGTAAVRDPEFVREAARVHPGRIAVGIDARDGRVAVEGWARLSEMTAEDLAQRFEDAGVAAIIYTDIARDGILKGLNIEATLRLASAVSIPVIASGGLASIDDVKRLLEPDCAILEGAITGRALYDGRLDPAEAMALINTAGRAPTPLAS; this comes from the coding sequence GTGGCGGCCATGATTTTGTTTCCCGCCATCGACCTGAAAGAAGGTCGCTGCGTGCGTCTCGTCCAGGGCGACATGGACCAAGCCACCGTCTTCAACGATGATCCGGCCGCGCAGGCCGCCACGTTCGCGGCGCAGGGCTTTTCCTGGCTCCATGTGGTGGATCTCGACGGCGCTTTCGCCGGCCGGCCGATGAACGCAGCCGCCGTGGAGGGGATCATCGCGCGAAGCCCGATGCCCTTGCAACTCGGCGGCGGCATCCGCGACATGAAGACTGTCGATGGCTGGATCGAGCGCGGCATCTCGCGTGTCGTCATCGGAACCGCCGCGGTCCGGGATCCCGAGTTCGTGCGCGAGGCAGCCCGCGTCCACCCCGGCCGGATTGCCGTTGGCATCGACGCCCGCGACGGCCGTGTCGCGGTGGAAGGCTGGGCCCGCCTTTCGGAGATGACGGCGGAGGACCTCGCGCAGCGCTTCGAGGATGCGGGCGTCGCTGCGATCATTTACACCGACATCGCCCGCGACGGCATCCTGAAGGGGCTCAACATCGAGGCGACCCTGCGGCTTGCGAGCGCCGTGTCGATCCCGGTCATCGCCTCCGGCGGCCTTGCCTCCATCGATGACGTGAAACGGCTGCTCGAACCTGACTGCGCCATTCTCGAGGGGGCTATCACCGGGCGGGCGCTCTATGACGGGCGGCTCGATCCGGCCGAGGCCATGGCCTTGATCAATACGGCTGGGCGCGCTCCCACGCCGCTCGCGTCATAA
- the hisH gene encoding imidazole glycerol phosphate synthase subunit HisH, whose translation MTTAIVDYGSGNLHSARKAFERAARESGLEQAITVTSDPDVVLGAERIVLPGVGAFADCRRGLDAVPGMVEALETAVRRRGAPFLGICVGMQLLATRGLEYETTAGLDWIGGDVAQIEPDDANLKIPHMGWNTLGATREHALLKNIETGPSGLHAYFVHSYALKPRDPSDLVAETDYGGAIAAIVARDNVAGTQFHPEKSQELGLSLIANFLRWRP comes from the coding sequence ATGACGACGGCCATTGTCGACTACGGCTCCGGCAATCTGCATTCCGCCCGCAAGGCTTTCGAGCGCGCGGCGCGTGAGTCCGGGCTTGAGCAGGCGATCACCGTGACGTCTGACCCGGACGTCGTCCTGGGCGCCGAGCGGATCGTTCTGCCCGGGGTTGGAGCTTTCGCTGACTGCCGCAGGGGACTTGATGCGGTGCCAGGCATGGTCGAGGCGCTTGAAACGGCCGTGCGACGTCGTGGTGCCCCTTTTTTAGGCATCTGCGTCGGCATGCAACTGCTTGCAACGCGCGGCCTCGAGTATGAGACGACTGCCGGGCTCGACTGGATCGGCGGTGACGTTGCCCAGATCGAGCCTGATGACGCCAATTTAAAGATCCCGCATATGGGATGGAACACGCTGGGCGCCACACGAGAGCATGCACTCCTCAAGAACATCGAGACCGGGCCCTCCGGCTTGCATGCCTATTTCGTCCACTCCTATGCGCTGAAGCCGCGCGATCCGTCCGATCTCGTGGCGGAGACGGACTACGGCGGTGCGATTGCCGCCATCGTCGCCCGCGACAATGTCGCGGGCACACAATTTCACCCGGAGAAGAGCCAGGAGCTCGGTCTCTCGTTGATCGCCAATTTCCTGAGGTGGCGGCCATGA
- a CDS encoding DUF2628 domain-containing protein: MAVYTLHVPAEGMPGDPAALGDVVLLKDGFAWGAFIFQVFWCLYHRLWLIALALAVVTFGVSAGLQWFGLPSIAVTVISLLIAAFFALEANGLRRRRLERRGFRPAGVVVADSYSDAETRAFSAWLNARKPRVDTSVPNAATVAFDQPRQAAASGASGTHPVLGLFPDQEGPR; the protein is encoded by the coding sequence ATGGCGGTGTATACGCTGCATGTCCCGGCTGAAGGCATGCCGGGCGATCCGGCAGCACTTGGCGACGTTGTTCTTCTCAAGGACGGCTTCGCTTGGGGCGCATTCATTTTTCAGGTTTTCTGGTGCCTTTACCACCGGCTGTGGCTGATAGCCCTGGCGCTGGCGGTGGTCACGTTCGGGGTCAGCGCCGGCCTGCAGTGGTTTGGTCTGCCATCTATCGCCGTGACAGTGATCTCCCTGCTCATCGCTGCCTTCTTTGCGCTCGAGGCCAACGGGCTTCGGCGGCGGAGGCTGGAGCGGCGCGGCTTCCGCCCAGCGGGTGTCGTCGTCGCTGACAGCTACTCGGATGCGGAGACGCGGGCCTTCTCCGCCTGGCTCAATGCCCGCAAGCCGCGCGTTGACACCTCCGTGCCAAACGCTGCAACGGTCGCCTTCGACCAGCCCCGACAGGCTGCCGCCTCCGGCGCGTCGGGCACGCATCCGGTGCTCGGCCTGTTCCCTGACCAGGAGGGTCCACGATGA
- the hisB gene encoding imidazoleglycerol-phosphate dehydratase HisB: protein MRAATVKRRTSETDVAVEVALDGSGKAEIATGVGFFDHMLELFARHALFDMKVKVTGDLHVDQHHTVEDVGIALGEAVLKALGEKRGIQRYASVDLPMDETLSRVVVDISGRPFLVFRTTFPTEKVGQFDTELVREWFQAFAVNARLTLHVETFYGDNAHHIAESCFKGLARALRAAVSVDAREGERIPSTKGAL from the coding sequence ATGCGGGCCGCGACCGTGAAACGCCGCACCAGCGAAACCGATGTGGCCGTCGAGGTGGCTCTCGACGGCTCGGGCAAGGCTGAAATTGCGACGGGCGTTGGATTTTTCGACCACATGCTCGAACTCTTCGCGCGCCACGCCTTGTTCGACATGAAGGTCAAAGTCACCGGTGACCTGCATGTGGACCAGCATCACACGGTCGAGGACGTGGGCATTGCCCTTGGTGAGGCCGTGCTCAAGGCGCTCGGTGAAAAGCGCGGCATTCAGCGTTACGCGAGCGTCGATCTGCCGATGGATGAGACGCTGAGCCGGGTTGTGGTCGACATCTCCGGCCGGCCCTTCCTCGTCTTCCGCACAACCTTCCCCACGGAGAAAGTCGGCCAGTTCGACACGGAGCTGGTGCGCGAATGGTTTCAAGCCTTCGCCGTCAACGCGCGCCTGACGCTCCACGTCGAGACTTTCTATGGCGACAACGCGCACCATATTGCAGAGAGCTGCTTCAAGGGACTGGCCCGCGCCTTGCGTGCCGCCGTCTCCGTGGACGCACGCGAAGGCGAGCGCATCCCTTCGACAAAGGGCGCACTTTAG
- the hslV gene encoding ATP-dependent protease subunit HslV, which produces MHNPSSHLDGDQGGVFHATTILMVRKNGRVVIGGDGQVSLGQTVIKGNARKVRRLAQGKVVSGFAGATADAFTLFERLEAKLEQFPGQLTRACVELAKDWRTDRYLRRLEAMMLVADKDVGLLLSGTGDVLEPEIQHGAAIMAIGSGGNYALAAARALADSEHDAETIVRRALGIAADICVYTNSNLVIESIDS; this is translated from the coding sequence ATGCACAATCCGAGCTCCCACCTTGACGGCGACCAGGGCGGCGTCTTCCACGCCACCACAATCCTCATGGTGCGCAAGAACGGGAGGGTGGTGATCGGCGGCGATGGGCAGGTCAGCCTGGGCCAGACCGTTATCAAGGGTAATGCGCGCAAGGTGCGGCGGCTCGCGCAGGGCAAGGTCGTGTCTGGTTTTGCGGGAGCCACCGCAGACGCCTTTACCCTGTTCGAGCGGCTCGAGGCCAAGCTCGAGCAGTTTCCCGGGCAGCTCACGCGCGCTTGCGTCGAACTTGCCAAGGACTGGCGGACAGACCGCTATCTGCGTCGGCTGGAAGCCATGATGCTGGTGGCGGACAAGGATGTCGGCCTGCTTCTGTCGGGCACTGGCGACGTGCTTGAACCGGAGATCCAGCACGGGGCGGCTATCATGGCTATCGGATCTGGAGGCAACTACGCGCTGGCCGCGGCGCGCGCGTTGGCGGACAGTGAGCACGATGCAGAAACCATCGTACGCCGCGCGCTCGGCATCGCGGCTGACATATGTGTCTATACCAACAGCAATCTCGTGATTGAGAGTATAGATTCATGA
- the hslU gene encoding ATP-dependent protease ATPase subunit HslU, producing the protein MTNFSPREIVSELDRYIVGQNDAKRAVAIALRNRWRRQQLTGPLKEEVLPKNILMIGPTGCGKTEVSRRLAKLAGAPFLKVEATKFTEVGYVGRDVEQIIRDLVEVGIGLVRTAKRRDVEAKAHLAAEERVLVALVGPNASAPTRDSFRRKLRAGELDDKEIEIEVQAPAPGISMFDLSGMPGGSMGAINLGDIFGKAMGGRSKTRRVTVKEAYEPLLAEESDKLIDQDQITQEAVREVEQNGIVFLDEIDKICARGSDTGRGGGADVSREGVQRDLLPLIEGTTVSTKHGPVKTDHILFIASGAFHVSKPSDLLPELQGRLPIRVELQPLNEADFRRILTETEASLIKQSVAMMETEGVTLVFADDAIDAIAKVAVDVNSSVENIGARRLQTVIERVLDDISFTAPDRGGETVTITGDYVRAGVGDLAKNTDLSRFIL; encoded by the coding sequence ATGACCAATTTTTCGCCCCGTGAGATCGTCTCCGAGCTCGACCGCTATATCGTCGGCCAGAACGACGCCAAGCGTGCCGTGGCCATCGCCCTGCGCAACCGCTGGCGTCGGCAGCAGCTCACGGGACCGTTGAAGGAAGAGGTTCTGCCGAAGAACATCCTGATGATAGGCCCCACGGGGTGCGGTAAGACCGAGGTGTCGCGGCGTCTCGCCAAGCTCGCCGGCGCGCCCTTCCTCAAGGTCGAGGCGACCAAGTTCACCGAGGTCGGCTATGTCGGCCGTGACGTGGAGCAGATCATCCGCGATCTCGTCGAAGTCGGCATCGGCCTCGTCCGCACGGCCAAGCGCCGGGATGTAGAGGCGAAGGCGCATCTGGCGGCGGAGGAACGGGTGCTGGTGGCGCTGGTTGGCCCGAACGCGAGCGCGCCGACGCGTGATTCGTTCCGCCGAAAGCTTCGGGCAGGCGAACTTGACGACAAGGAAATCGAGATCGAGGTGCAGGCACCGGCGCCCGGAATTTCCATGTTCGATCTCTCGGGCATGCCGGGCGGCTCCATGGGCGCCATCAATCTCGGCGATATCTTCGGCAAGGCTATGGGCGGTCGGTCCAAGACGCGCCGTGTCACTGTGAAAGAGGCCTATGAGCCGCTGCTGGCCGAGGAGAGCGACAAGCTCATCGATCAGGATCAGATCACCCAGGAAGCTGTCCGTGAGGTGGAGCAAAACGGGATCGTCTTCCTCGACGAGATCGATAAGATCTGCGCCCGCGGCTCGGATACCGGGCGGGGTGGTGGGGCTGACGTCTCGCGCGAGGGTGTGCAGCGCGATTTGCTTCCCCTGATCGAGGGAACGACCGTCTCCACCAAGCACGGCCCAGTGAAGACGGACCACATCCTGTTCATAGCCTCCGGCGCTTTCCATGTGTCGAAGCCGTCCGACCTTTTGCCGGAACTGCAGGGCCGCCTGCCGATCCGCGTGGAGCTGCAACCGCTGAACGAGGCGGATTTCCGCCGCATCCTCACGGAGACCGAGGCAAGCCTGATCAAGCAGTCGGTGGCGATGATGGAGACCGAGGGCGTGACGCTCGTCTTTGCCGATGACGCCATCGATGCCATCGCCAAGGTGGCGGTGGACGTGAACAGCTCGGTCGAGAACATCGGCGCCCGCCGTTTGCAGACGGTGATCGAACGCGTGCTCGACGACATCTCCTTCACGGCGCCGGACCGGGGCGGCGAAACGGTCACCATCACCGGCGACTATGTGCGCGCGGGCGTCGGCGATTTGGCCAAGAACACGGACCTCAGCCGTTTCATTCTGTGA
- the murJ gene encoding murein biosynthesis integral membrane protein MurJ — translation MSLARSSLLVGSAAIASRLIGFARDVMIARALGAGMAADAFLLAFRLPNVARRVFGEGGLNAGFVPLYSRIRAERGEVEAGRFAGQAMSSVAVVLLAVTAFVELAAPLVVIALGAGYAAEVDKFALAVTYTRLAFPFVALAGLASLVGAYLNADRRYTAAALAPVLVNVLMIAVLLMLDVPDEETAIRQGWWLALAVSTSGLVHLGIVVAALLRHPGSFAWHRPRLTPDIRRLARRVLPATAASGATQLAVVVATAVASQEASAVSWLYYADRVAQLPLSLIGVAVGTVLLSEVAARLAAGDHKGAAVAQARALEGALGLALPAAVALVILAEPISVILFQRGAFGPEDAAGTAVLLRMLALGLPAAAIAKVLAQPFFAREALRIPIVGGLSCLVVTGLAGYALKSVLGIAGIGLGLSLGLGVNALVLWGAARSTSEASPVGMTRRVMLMLAASLVMGVGLEAGMRWLAPWLLVDHLAARAGALALLCCGGLALYVGMAFATGAIPPQFLRWRRS, via the coding sequence ATGTCGCTCGCTCGCTCTAGCCTCCTCGTCGGTTCGGCGGCCATCGCCTCGCGCCTCATCGGTTTCGCGCGGGATGTGATGATCGCGCGCGCGCTCGGCGCCGGTATGGCCGCGGACGCCTTTCTGCTTGCCTTTCGGCTTCCCAACGTCGCGCGTCGTGTCTTCGGGGAAGGCGGGCTCAATGCGGGCTTCGTACCGCTCTACAGCCGGATCCGCGCGGAACGGGGCGAGGTGGAGGCGGGGCGCTTTGCCGGTCAGGCCATGAGCAGCGTCGCGGTCGTCCTGCTCGCGGTGACCGCGTTTGTCGAGCTGGCTGCGCCTCTCGTCGTGATAGCTTTGGGGGCCGGCTATGCCGCCGAGGTAGATAAATTCGCGCTGGCGGTGACTTACACGCGGCTGGCCTTCCCGTTTGTTGCGCTGGCGGGGCTCGCATCGCTCGTCGGCGCCTACCTCAACGCCGACCGGCGCTACACGGCGGCCGCCCTCGCGCCGGTGCTGGTGAATGTCCTGATGATCGCCGTGCTGCTGATGCTCGACGTGCCTGACGAGGAGACCGCGATCCGGCAGGGCTGGTGGCTCGCGCTCGCGGTCAGCACCTCCGGCCTCGTGCATCTCGGGATCGTCGTCGCGGCGCTGCTGCGCCATCCCGGCAGTTTTGCATGGCACCGGCCCAGGCTGACGCCCGACATCCGCAGGCTGGCGCGCCGCGTGCTGCCCGCGACAGCCGCAAGCGGCGCGACTCAGCTCGCGGTCGTTGTGGCGACCGCGGTCGCTTCCCAAGAGGCTTCGGCGGTGTCGTGGCTCTACTATGCCGATCGCGTCGCGCAGCTTCCGCTCTCTCTCATCGGCGTGGCGGTGGGCACGGTCTTGCTGTCTGAGGTGGCGGCCCGTCTCGCTGCGGGCGATCATAAGGGCGCGGCCGTCGCGCAGGCACGAGCTCTGGAAGGGGCGCTCGGGCTCGCGCTGCCGGCGGCGGTAGCCCTCGTCATACTCGCCGAGCCGATCAGCGTGATACTCTTCCAGCGTGGAGCCTTCGGCCCGGAGGATGCTGCGGGCACGGCGGTCCTTCTGCGCATGCTGGCCCTTGGCCTTCCCGCAGCTGCCATCGCCAAGGTTCTGGCACAGCCCTTCTTTGCCCGGGAGGCGCTACGCATACCCATCGTCGGCGGGCTCTCATGTCTCGTAGTGACGGGCCTCGCCGGCTATGCGCTCAAATCGGTGCTGGGGATTGCCGGAATCGGCCTCGGCCTTAGCCTTGGCCTTGGCGTGAATGCCTTGGTGCTTTGGGGCGCCGCTCGGTCGACGAGCGAAGCGTCGCCGGTCGGTATGACTCGCCGCGTCATGCTCATGCTTGCTGCCTCGCTCGTGATGGGCGTAGGCCTTGAGGCGGGCATGCGCTGGCTCGCGCCATGGCTCCTCGTGGACCATCTCGCCGCGAGAGCAGGAGCGCTTGCCCTGCTGTGTTGCGGAGGGCTTGCCCTTTACGTCGGTATGGCCTTTGCGACCGGGGCGATACCGCCACAGTTTCTGCGATGGCGTCGCTCTTGA